The genomic segment CTGGGCGGATCCGATCCCCAGGTCGCCGACGCACTCGGAGACCAGGAACTGAACGCGCTGCTGCTCGCGTGGCGGCGTGACATCGACAGCCAGCCCATTCCCGAGTTGATCGACACCGACGCCGCGGTGGTCACCGTCAAGACGGCCGCGCTGGCGCACAAACACGGCAACCGCGGGCGCAAGCGGCGCCTGCTGGTCCCGGTGGCCGCGGCCGCCGCCGTGCTCACCATCGCCTTCACCGGCACCGGGCTCGCCGCGCGCGACGCCCAGCCCGGCGACACGCTGTGGGGCCTGACCAAGGTGCTCTACGCCGATCACGCCCGCTCGATCGAGGCCGCCGCCCAGGTGCGCAGCGAGCTGAACGCGGCGGACATCGCGATCAGCGAGGGCAGGCTGGACGACGCCCGCAAGGCGCTCGACGACGCGCAGGCCGCACTGCGGCAGGTGTCCGTCGAGGACAACCTCGACCAGCTGATGGCCCAGCACCGCCAGCTCAGCGCCCGCCTGGACAACCCGGTGACCGACGCGCCGAACAACCCGGGCACCACCGCGCCGGGCACGTCGCAGACGGGTACTTCGCCGACCGGGACCCCGCCGCTGGAGAACCAGCCGCTCCCGCCGACGGACATCCCGACCACGGTGCTGCCGCCGGACCACACCGCGCCGACCAGCAACCCGCCCGAGCCGTCCACCCCGCCGACCTCCACCTCGGAGATCAGCTCGGGCAGCGGTTCGGAACCGAACACCGGCACCGGTGGCAAGCAGGGCAACTCCGTCGAGGGCGAGGCCCCCGCGGGCACGCCCTGACCGCGAGCACAAAAGACACGAAAGAGGCCCCCGGCGCGAGCCGGGGGCCTCTTTCGCTTGGCTGGATCAGTAGGCGCTTTCGGTGGTCGTGACCCCGTCGGCGAACCCGCGGCAGTAGTCCCAGCTGACGTAGTCGGCCGGGTTCGGGTCGAACGCGGGCTCGTGCGGGCGCATGCGCCCGTCGTTGAGCAGCTGTTCGAGGCTGGCCCGGAGCAACTGCCAGTCGTGGTAGTGGGGCTGGTCGCATTCGCCGCAGTCCACGACGATGCCCCGCACGCCGCGAGGGGCGAGCAGGGCTTGGTACACGGCCAGATCGGACAGGTCGGCGAGCAGTTCGGTGCGCTCGTCGGCGGTGATCGGCTCGGTCACGTCGTCATCGAGCCCGGCGACCTCCCTGGCGGGATCGTCCGGGTCGTCGGCGAACGGGTCTGGGGGCAACACGTCGTGCGGCACGCGCTGCACGGTACCGGGCGGGCCCCGGGTCGCGTCCAGATACCATCGTTTCCAGCGCGCCGAGTCGCTTCTGCCCACCCCTCACCCGCGCCAGGAAGGCCAACAGCCAGCCATGACCGAGCACCCCGCCACCTTCCCGACCAAGTTCGCCATGCTCGGGCTGACCTTCGACGACGTGTTGCTGCTGCCCGCCGAGTCCGACGTGGTGCCCAGTTCGGTCGACACCACCACCCGGCTGTCCCGCAACGTCAACCTGCGCGTCCCGCTGGTCTCCGCCGCGATGGACACCGTCACCGAGGCCAGGATGGCCATCGCGATGGCCCGCCAGGGCGGCATGGGCGTCCTGCAGCGCAACCTTCCGATCGACGAGCAGGCCACCGCGGTGGAGGTGGTCAAGCGGTCCGAAGCCGGCATGGTCACCGACCCGGTGACCTGCTCCCCGGAGGACACCCTGGCCGAGGTGGACGCCCTGTGCGCCCGCTACCGCATCTCCGGGGTGCCGGTGACCGACGCCGCGGGCACCCTGGTGGGCATCATCACCAACCGCGACATGCGCTTCGAGGTCGACCACACGCGCCCGGTCAGCGAGGTGATGACCCGCACGCCGCTGGTCACCGCGCAGGTCGGCGTGACCGCCGACGCCGCGCTGGGCCTGCTGCGCCGCCACAAGATCGAGAAGCTGCCCATCGTGGACGGCGCCGGCAAGCTGCGCGGGCTGATCACGGTGAAGGACTTCGTCAAGACCGAGCAGTTCCCGAACGCCACCAAGGACACCGACGGCAGGCTGATCGTCGGCGCGGCGGTCGGCGTCGGCGCCGACGGGCACCAGCGCGCGATGGCGCTGGCCGACGCGGGCGTGGACGTGCTGATGGTGGACACCGCGCACGGGCACTCGCGGGCCGTGGTCGACACGGTGGCGCTGCTGAAGAAGGAACTCGGCGACACCGTCGACGTGGTCGGCGGCAACGTGGCCACCCGGGCCGGGGCGCAGGCGCTGGTCGAAGCGGGCGCGGACGGCGTGAAGGTGGGCGTGGGCCCCGGCTCGATCTGCACCACGCGCGTGGTCGCCGGCGTCGGTGTGCCGCAGATCTCGGCGATCTACGAAGCCGACCAGGCCTGCCGCCCGGCGGGCGTGCCGGTGATCGGCGACGGCGGCATCCAGTACTCCGGTGACATCGTCAAGGCGCTGGCCACCGGGGCCTCCACGGTCATGCTGGGCAGCCTGCTGGCCGGGACCGCCGAGGCCCCCGGCGACCTGATCCTGGTCAACGGCAAGCAGTTCAAGACCTACCGCGGCATGGGTTCGCTGGGCGCGATGCAGTCGCGTGGCGCGGCGAAGTCGTACTCCAAGGACCGCTACGCCCAGGACGACGTGCTCTCCGAGGACAAGCTGGTGCCCGAGGGCATCGAGGGGCGCATCCCGTTCCGCGGCCCGCTGTCCACCGTGGTGCACCAGCTGGTCGGCGGCCTGCGCTCCGGCATGGGGTACGCGGGTGCGCGCACCATCGCCGAACTGCAGGAGGCGCAGCTGGTGCGGATCACCGCGGCCGGGCTGAAGGAGAGCCACCCGCACGACGTCACGATGACCGTCGAGGCGCCGAACTACACCACGCGCTAGCGCCGGCACCGGATTCGGTGTCAGGATGGGGTGCCCGCCGCCTGGGACGTTCCAGGAGGCATGTTCATGCGGCGGCTGCTCCCCATCCTGCTGATCCCCGCGCTGCTGGCCCTCGCGCCGCCCGCGCAGGCGGATCCGGTGTTCTCGGTGATGACCCCGGCGGAAACCGTCGCGTCGCGGACGGACCGGCGCCCGCTGGCCGGTGGCGTCCACGACCCGGCTGCCGGGGTGACCTTCATCTCGTGGTCCGGGGTGAACGCGGACACCTACGTCCAGGCCTACGACCACGCGAGCGGCGGCTGGACCCCGCCGAAGCTGGTCGCCGGTGGCGAGGCCGATCCGCACAACTACCCGACCATGGTGCTCGCCGACGACGGGCACCTGCTGATCTTCCGCGGCATGCACAACAGCCGGACCGTGCTCAGCCGGGCGCCGGGCGCGCATTCGCTCGAGGGTGACTGGACGCACACCGAACTGCCCGAGGGCGACGCGGCGAGCTACCCGATGCCGGTGAAGACCGCGCGCGGCACGCTGGTGCTGTTCTACCGCGAGACCACCCGTGAGCTCGATCCCGGCGCGCCGACCGACTTCCGCCCGATGAAGTACCTGATCTCGCGGGACAACGGCCGGACGTGGAAGAACTCGGTGCAGCTGACCGGCAAGGAGTTCGCCTTCGGCTCGAAGGGCCGCGCGGACCATATGGACGAGGTCTACGTCGGACAGATGCGGTACGAACCGGGTTCGCTCGGCAGGCCGGAGCGCGTCCACATCGTCTACACGCTGGCGGGTGGCGGCCCGGACCAGCACCTGCACGACTACTACCACCGCAACATCTACTACGCGTGGTTCAACCCGGCCAGCCTGCGGTTCCACGCCGCGGACGGCCGTGACCTCGGCACCCAGGTCGACGACGCCGAGCAGGAGCAGTACCTCAAGGTCGCCGACACCCCGCTGGAACGGCCGGCCGGGCTCAAGTCCCCGGACTACATCCAGCAGGTCGGTTTCGGCGCCGACGGCAAGCCGTTCGTGCTGTGGTTCCAGTTCGGCCGGACCGGCGACCCGCTCGACCACGTGGCCAGGTGGACCGGCTCGGCGTGGGAGACCCGGCAGGTCGCGAATGGACTGCGGACCCGGGAAATCGAACCCGCCGGGCGGGGGAGCTGGCGGGTCTACGCCACGCGTGACGGCAAGCCGGACATCGAGACCTACCTGCTGTCCGGACTGGACTGGCGGCCCGAAGCGGTGATCCCCACACCGAAGCCGGTGCAGCGGGTGGAGGTGATCACGAATTTCCGCGATCCGGCGCGGATCCTGGCCACCGGGGCGTCGAGCGCGCGGGAGGTGAGCGTGGCCGACGGCGACATCTACGTGGTGGGTACGCCGAACTGACGCCCCCCGCGTGCCGTCGCCGAGCCCGCTCGACACAATGTGCGCTGGAACATCGTGTTCGAGAAGGGACGTCACGTGCGGGATCTGGTCGAGATCGGAATGGGCCGTACCGCTCGGCGGGCGTACGACCTCGACGACATCGAGATCGTGCCCTCCCGGCGCACTCGGTCGTCCAAGGTGGTTTCCACCTCCTGGAAGATCGACGCCTACCAGTTCGACCTGCCGCTGGTGACGCACCCGACGGACGCGATCGTCTCGCCGGGCACCGCGGTCGCGGTCGGTGAGCTGGGCGGGCTCGGGGTGCTCAACGCCGAAGGGCTGTGGGCGCGCCAGCCGGACGTCGAAGAGGCGATGTTCCGGATCGTGCGGGCGGCTGAGGAGGGCGACGGCGACCCGACCGCGCTCAGCCGCGTGCTGCAGGAACTGCACGCCGCGCCGATCCGGCTCGACCTGATCTCCGAGGCGATCCGGACGGTGCGCGAGGCGGGGGTGACGGTGGCCGCGCGGGTGAGCCCGCAGCACGCCGCCGAGCTGACCCCGGACCTGCTCGCCGCCGGCGTGGAGATCCTGGTGGTGCAGGGCACGATCGTCTCCGCCGAGCACGTGGTGCGCGACGGCGACCCGCTGAACCTCAAGCAGTTCATCGCCGACCTGGACGTGCCGGTGATCGCCGGTGGCGTCGGCGACTACCGGACCGCGATGCACCTGATGCGCACCGGCGCGGCGGGCGTGATCGTCGGGCACGGCGCCACTCCGGGCGTGACCAGCACCGACCGGGTGCTCGGCATCGGCGTGCCGATGGCCACCGCGATCATCGACGCCGCGGCGGCGCGGCGCGACTACCTCGACGAGACCGGCGGCCGGTACGTGCACGTGCTCGCCGACGGCGGCATCAACGTCTCCGGGGACATCGCCAAGGCGATCGCCTGCGGCGCGGACGCGGTCATGCTCGGCGCGCCGCTGGCGGCCGCGTCCGAAGCGCCTGGTCAGGGCCTCTACTGGACGGCCGCGGCGGCGCACCCGTCGCTGCCGCGTTCGCGCGTGGCGGCCGGTCCGGACTACGCCGTGGACCTCAAGACCCTGCTGTTCGGGCCGTCCTCGGACGCCGAGGGCGTGGTCAACCTGTTCGGCGCGCTGCGGCGGGCGCTGGCGAAGACGGGCTACTCCGACCTGAAGGAGTTCCAGAAGGTCGGCCTGACCATCCGGAACTAACCCGCCGGTAACTTACTGGTAGTCAGGACGCGGTCCGCGGGTTATGGTTTTACCTGTGACTGCTCGTAACACCACCACGGACTACGACGTCGTAGTGGTCGGCTCGGGGTTCGGCGGCAGCGTCGCCGCGCTCCGGCTGACCGAAAAGGGCTACCGGGTCGCGGTGATCGAGGCGGGCCGCCGCTTCGCCGACGACGAGTTCGCGAAGACCTCATGGGACGTGCGGCGCTACCTCTGGGCGCCGCAGCTCGGGTGCTTCGGGATCCAGCGCATCCACCTGCTCAAGGACGTGATGGTGCTGGCGGGCGCCGGGGTCGGCGGCGGTTCGCTGGTGTACGCGAACACGCTGTACCGGCCGCTCAAGCCGTTCTATAAGGACCGGCAGTGGGCGCACATCACCGACTGGGAGTCGGAGCTCGCGCCGCACTACGACCAGGCGAGCCGGATGCTGGGCGTGGTGACGAACCCGTCGGTCACGCCGTCCGACGAGGTGATGCAGAAGGTCGCCGCGGACCTGGGCGTCGCGGAGTCGTACCACCCGACGCCGGTCGGGGTGTACTTCGGCGAGCCCGGCAAGCGGATCGCCGACCCGTACTTCGGCGGGGCCGGCCCGGCGCGGACCGGGTGCACGGAATGCGGTTCGTGCATGACCGGCTGTCGCGTCGGCGCGAAGAACACGCTGGTGAAGAACTACCTGTACCTGGCCGAGCAGGCCGGGGCGAAGGTGCTGCCGCTGACCACGGTGACCGGGCTGCGCGAGCGCGCGGACGGCTCGTTCGAGGTCGACCTGCGCAAGACCGGGAAGGTCTCGCCGCGGTTCCGGACCACGATCACCGCGGGCAAGGTGGTGCTCGCGGCCGGGACGTGGGGCACGCAGAACCTGCTGCACCGGATGAAGGACACCGGCGCGCTGCCGAGGCTGTCCGGCAGGCTCGGGGAGCTGACCAGGACGAACTCCGAGGCGATCATCGGCTCCGGGCGGCCCACGGTGGACCCGGCGCACGACTACACGCGCGGCGTGGCGATCACCTCGTCGATCCACCCGGACGAGACCACGCACATCGAGCCGGTCCGCTACGGCAAGGGCAGCAACGCGATGAGCCTGCTGCAGACCATCGCCACCGACGGCGCGTCGCCGGTCCCGCGGTGGCGGCAGGCGGTGCGGTTCCTGGTGAAGCACCCGATCCAGTCGGCGAAACTGCTCAACGGGTACCGGTGGAGCGAGCGCACGGTGATCCTGCTGGTGATGCAGAGCCTGGACAACTCGATCACCACCTACACCAAGCGCGGGCTGTTCGGGCGGCGGAAGTACACCTCGAAGCAGGGGCACGGCGAGCCGAACCCGACGTTCATCCCGGCCGGGCACGAGGCGAACCAGCGCACCGCCGAGCACATCGACGGCATCGCGGGCGGCACCTGGGGCGAGGTGTTCGACATCCCGCTGACCGCCCACTTCATCGGCGGCGCCCCGATCGGCACGGACGCGGACTCCGGCGTGATCGACCCGTACCACCGGGTCTTCGGCCACCCCGGACTGTCCATCGTGGACGGTTCGGCGATCACCGCGAACCTGGGCGTGAACCCGTCGCTGACGATCACCGCGCAGGCGGAACGCGCCATGTCGTTCTGGCCGAACAAGGGCGAGCCGGACGCGCGCCCCACCCAGTCGGAGCCCTACCGCCGCCTCCCCCCGGTCGCGCCCACCCGCCCCACCGTCCCCGCCCACGCCCCCGGCGCCCTACACCTCCCCTAACCCACCCCCGCCCGAACCCCACACTCACGCACCCGAACCCCACGTTCGTGCACCCGAACCCCACGTTCAGGCAGCCGAGTTCGACTTTCGGGCACGCGAACCGCCCGTTCGTGCACCCGAACTTCACACTCAGGCACACGAACCCACGTTCAGGCGCGAGCCCAACGCTCAGGGAGCAGAGTCCTACTTTCGAGCACACGAACTACACGTTCGCGCAGCCGAACTTCAAACTCAGGCAGCCGAGTCCCACGTTCAGGCAGCTGGACTTCACACTCGGGTGCGCGAGTTCCACGTTCAGGCACTTGAGTTGGACGTTGGCGGGCGCGAGTAGCCGAGTCGGCGGGGCCTGAGTGCCACGTTGAGGCACCCGAGTCGAACGTTCGCGAGTCCGAGTTCTGCGTTCACGCAGGCGAGGTCGACGTTGGCGAGTTTGAACCCCACACTCAGGCGCCTGAGTTCCACGTTCGGGCGGTTGAGCTAGACCTTCAGGCGCTCCCGAGTGTGGAACTCGCGAGCGCGAGCGTGAAGTTCAGCTGCGCGAACGTGAGCTTCGGCTGCCTGAGTGTGGGGTTCGCGCGCGCCCGAACGCGGGCTCGGCGGCGAGATTTCGGGGCTCGCGCACCCGAACGTGGGGTTCGGCTGCTTGAACGTGGAACTCGGCTGCCTGAGTGTGGGGTTCGCGTGCCTGAGTGTGAGGTTCGGGATGGGAGTCGGGGGACGAAGGGGGTTAGGGGGTGTGGCCGGAGCCTAGGCAGATGAAGGGGCGGCGCAGGGGGTCTACGCCGACGGCGTCGGCGAGGGCGGTGGCTGGGGCGACGTTGGCGGAGAGGGCGCGGTGGTAGTCGTCCATGGCCGCGGCGGCGGGGTGGTCGCCGACCCGGCTGGCGGCGGCGACCACCGTGTGCGTGCCGCTGGCCAGCAGGGCGCCGGCGAACCCGAGCGCCTCGTCACCCGGTCTGATCAGGTTCAGCGCGAGCTCGCACGCGGCCAGCACCACCTGCCGTGGCGGCCTTCGCAGCGCGGCCACCTCGTGCGCGAACAACGCGCCGTCGGCCAGTTCGAGTCGGGAGAACAGGGCGTTGTCCGGTTCGTGCGAACCGTGTGCGGCGATGTGCGCCAGGTCGACGCCGTCCAGTGCGTCCAGCACCGTGCGCACGTCGGCGCGGTCGGCGGCGAACTGGGTGGCGTGCCGGTGGTGCGCCGCCAGCTTGTCGATCTCCCCGGTCGCCGCGAGCAGGTTCGGGCCGCGCACCAGCACCGTGCCCGAAGTTTCCGTCTCCGGTCGCGACGCGGCCAGCCACGCCGTCGCCGACGGGGCCACCACGATCGGCCGGTACCGCATCGAGCCCAGCACGTTCCACGGCACCGCGTACAACGTCCCGGTCGGCACCAGCACCACTTCGCGGTCGCCGAGGAACTCCAGCAGCGGCCGCATCAGCTGCTCGTCGAGCAGGTCGGCCTCCTTGCGGGCCGACGCCGAGATCGCCTGCAGCAGCGGCTCCGCCAAGTGGTCCGGCGCCATCGCGTTCAGGTCGGCGTGCAGCCGCCGCGTCCGTTCCGCGGCCCGGCGCGCCGAACCCAGCCGCACGATCCGCACCCGGCCGTCGGCCACCACGACCGCGAGCAGTTTGTCCCCGGAGGCCGCGAAGCTGATCAGCACCCGGGCGCCCAGCTGGGCCGCGACCTCCTCGACCGTGGCGACCGGCCGCGGCCGCCCCCAGCGGGTCGCCGCGTGCCAGCCCAGCCGGGTCGCCGCGTGCTGCAGCTCGTTGTAGCGCGCCTGCAGCCCGGTCACCGGCCTGCCGTCCAGTTTGGCCTCGCGCAACGCGTGCCCGACGTGCCGGATCTCCGCGATGGACTCGACCAGCTGCGTGTTCTCCAGTCCGGAAACCTGCTCGTACCGGTACATCTGCGCCCGCGTGCGCTCCAGCCAGTTGAACAGCTGACGCGCCTCCGCGGCCGACTCGCCGCCTTCGAGCACCAGCCGCATCGCCAGATCGCCGAGCTCTTGACCGTGCAAAGCGGTGCCGGACACCATTTCCAGCCCGCCCATGCGGTCGCGTGCCTGCCCCAGTTCGGTCAGCCCCGCGCGTGCCTGCGCGAACGCCTTGCGCCGATTCCCTTGCGCGGCAGCCAGTTCCGCCTTGCACAGGCGGAGCAGCATGCGGTGTTCGAGCGGGGTGTGCGGCTTCGGGCGTGGCACGCGGCGCAGCAGATCACCCGCTTCGCTGACCCGGCCGCGGCGCACTTCCAGTTGCGCCGCAAGGGTTCTCGCCAGTGCGGCGTCCTCGCCGAGGCGCAGTTCGGACAGTCGCCCGGCGAGCCGTCCCGCGGTGGACACCAGCGCGGCGGGCACCCGGCCGGTGTTCAGCGCGCGCATCGTGCGCACCCGCAGGCCGAGCAACTCCGCGACGGTCGCCCAGCCTTCCGTCCCGCGCCGCCGCATCCGCCGCTGCGCGGAACCCGCGAGTTGTTGCGCGGTGGGCAGATCACCTTCGAGCAGCGCCGCGGCGGCCCGGTACAACTCGGCTTCCCCGATGTCCTGGCCGATCCGCTGGCGGCGCATCTGCGGCAGCACCTCGTCCAGGTGCCGTCCGGCCTCCACCGCCAGCCCGGCGCCGAGCAGCGCCTGCGCCTGGTCGATCCGGAGCCGGTAGAGCATGTCCGGGCCGAGTTCGAGGTAGGCGCGCTCGGCTTCGTCGTAGTGGTGCAGTGCCTGCGGCAGCCTGCCCAGCCGCTTCTCCAGGTCGCCCAGCATGTGCTGCAGGTAGGCCCTTTTCTGCGGGAAGTCGTATTCGGCGGCCAGTTCGCTCGCGTAGTCCAGGTCCTGTTTGGCTTCGGCGAGCCTGCCGAGGGCGACGAAGGTGAGCCCGCGGTTGCTCGCCGACGCGACCAGTGCCTCGGTCAGCCGTTCGCGGTCGTCGGTGGCCTCGGCGACCAGCCGCCGGCGGTGCGCGATGGCCGACTCCATCAGCGGCAGGCTGTCCTCGTCGAAGCCGGATCTGGAGAGCATGGTGCCGTGGATGTGGTCCATGAAGCCGCGGAGTTCGGTCCGGACCGGGCCTTCTGGCAGTTCGGCGAGCCGCGGGCGCACCGCGTCGAGGCGGGCGAGGCCGTCGGAAATCGTGCCGAACTCGGCTTCGGAGTAGGCGAGGCGGATCCACAGCTCGACGTGCAGGGCGAGCCAGCGGGAGTCGGCATCGGCGGAGATCGTCTCGAGCAGGGCGAGACCGCGCCGGAACAGGCGCATCGCCTCGCGCTCACGGCCGGCGTGCCGGATCCGCACGGCCGTTTCGTGCAGCTCGCCGACCTGCTCCAGTACCGCTTCGCTGGCACGGGAACGCCGGTGCCGCCGGGTCGCTCCGGAAGCTTGGGGGGCGGCCACTCGACTATCAGACCACATGAGGCTCGCAGACGAAGTCCGCCGGGCGGGGGGTCCCGCCCGGCGGAAGACTACGGCGTTCGCCCTAGGACGCCGGCGTGCTCGTGTTGCGCGGGCCCTGGGTGGTCGGGTTCGTGCTGGTGTTGCGGGGCCCCTGGGTGGTGGGGTCGGTGCTGGTGTTGCGCGGGCCCTGCGTGCTCGGGTCGGTGCCGGTGTTGCGCGGTCCGTCCGGCGTGATGTCGGTGTTGCGCGGACCGTCCGGGGTGGTGTCGTCCGACTCCGGGACCAGCTCCTCGGTGGGCGTGCTCATCCTCAGTTTCCTCCCTCGTGATTGCGCCGCTCGTCGGCGCAGCCAACCTTTTCCGTGCGTCACAACGGATTACGCAAGTGCGACGCTGGGTGTCCGGATCCGGTTCCCCCCAAGGAACCTTGGCTGAAGGTACCCCACGTATGGAGGTATGGGAATTACTTAGTGCACTGCCTTATTGCTGTATTAGTCCTAAAGAGTGAGGTTGGTCAGTACCGTCACCTTCTCCTCAGTGAGATCGGCCATCGCCGCGGGCACGCCTTCGCGACCCCGTCCGGAGCCCTTCACGCCGCCGTAGGGCATCTGGTCCGCGCGGTACGAGGGCACGTCCCCGATGATCACCCCGCCGACTTCCAGCTCCGCCGAAGCGCGGAAGGCGAGCTCGACGTCGCGGGTGAAAACCCCTGCCTGCAACCCGTATTGAGAATTGTTGACCGAGTCGAACGCGGCTTCGGCGGAATCCACCACGGAGAGGACGAGCACCGGGCCGAACACCTCTTCCGCCCACACCTTCGCCTCCGGTGACACGTCGGTCAGCAACGTCGGTTCGACGGTCGCGCCGTCCCGTCCGCCACCGGCGAGCACCCGCGCACCGCCCTCGACGGCTTCACCGATCCAGGTAACGATTCGCTCAGCGGCAGCCTCGTCCACCACCGGGCCGACTTCGACCTCGGTGTCGTACGGGTCGCCCGTGCGCAGGGCACGCACGGCCTCGGTCAGCGCGGGCACGAACTCGCCGGCCACCGCGCGTTCGACGATCACCCGCTGCACCGAGATGCACGACTGGCCGGCCTGGTAGTTGCCGAAGGTGGCGATCCGCCGCGCGGCCCCGGCGAGGTCCGGCCAGTCGGCCAGCACCACGGCCGCCGCGTTGCCGCCGAGTTCGAGCACCACGTGCTTGCGCGCGGCGGCGTCGGCGATCGACCAGCCGACCGGGCCGGAGCCGGTGAACGACACCACCGGCAGCCGTGGATCGGCCACCAGCGCCGAAGTCTCCTCGTTTCCCAGCGGCAGCACGGAAAACGCGCCGTCGGGCAGGTCCGTCTCGGCCAGGATCTCCCCGAGGATCAACGCGGACAGCGGGGTGCGCGGCGCCGGTTTGACGATGATCGGCGCGCCGACCGCGAGCGCCGGGGCGACCTTGTGCGCCACCAGGTTCAGCGGGAAGTTGAACGGCGCGATGCCCAGCACCGGCCCGCGCGGCACCCGACGGACGAGCGCCAGCCTGCCCTCGCCGCCTTCGTCGGTGTCCAGCCGCTGCAGTTCGCCGTCGAACCGACGGGCTTCCTCCGCGGCGATCCGGAACACCGAGATCGCCCGGCGCACCTCGACTTCCGACCACTTCAGCGGTTTGCCGCTCTCCGCGGTGATCACCTCGGCGAGTTCCTCGGCGCGTTCGGCGAGCGCCCGCGAGACGTGCTCGAGCACCGCGGCGTGCTGGTGCGCGGGACGGCGGCGGAACTCCGCGGCCACCGCCGCCGCCTTCGCCA from the Amycolatopsis magusensis genome contains:
- a CDS encoding anti-sigma-D factor RsdA produces the protein MTEREGRREFDGTAGDEPGTLPELPDLSAVQADDALLDALGGSDPQVADALGDQELNALLLAWRRDIDSQPIPELIDTDAAVVTVKTAALAHKHGNRGRKRRLLVPVAAAAAVLTIAFTGTGLAARDAQPGDTLWGLTKVLYADHARSIEAAAQVRSELNAADIAISEGRLDDARKALDDAQAALRQVSVEDNLDQLMAQHRQLSARLDNPVTDAPNNPGTTAPGTSQTGTSPTGTPPLENQPLPPTDIPTTVLPPDHTAPTSNPPEPSTPPTSTSEISSGSGSEPNTGTGGKQGNSVEGEAPAGTP
- a CDS encoding DUF5319 domain-containing protein, with protein sequence MQRVPHDVLPPDPFADDPDDPAREVAGLDDDVTEPITADERTELLADLSDLAVYQALLAPRGVRGIVVDCGECDQPHYHDWQLLRASLEQLLNDGRMRPHEPAFDPNPADYVSWDYCRGFADGVTTTESAY
- the guaB gene encoding IMP dehydrogenase, with the protein product MTEHPATFPTKFAMLGLTFDDVLLLPAESDVVPSSVDTTTRLSRNVNLRVPLVSAAMDTVTEARMAIAMARQGGMGVLQRNLPIDEQATAVEVVKRSEAGMVTDPVTCSPEDTLAEVDALCARYRISGVPVTDAAGTLVGIITNRDMRFEVDHTRPVSEVMTRTPLVTAQVGVTADAALGLLRRHKIEKLPIVDGAGKLRGLITVKDFVKTEQFPNATKDTDGRLIVGAAVGVGADGHQRAMALADAGVDVLMVDTAHGHSRAVVDTVALLKKELGDTVDVVGGNVATRAGAQALVEAGADGVKVGVGPGSICTTRVVAGVGVPQISAIYEADQACRPAGVPVIGDGGIQYSGDIVKALATGASTVMLGSLLAGTAEAPGDLILVNGKQFKTYRGMGSLGAMQSRGAAKSYSKDRYAQDDVLSEDKLVPEGIEGRIPFRGPLSTVVHQLVGGLRSGMGYAGARTIAELQEAQLVRITAAGLKESHPHDVTMTVEAPNYTTR
- a CDS encoding BNR-4 repeat-containing protein, whose translation is MRRLLPILLIPALLALAPPAQADPVFSVMTPAETVASRTDRRPLAGGVHDPAAGVTFISWSGVNADTYVQAYDHASGGWTPPKLVAGGEADPHNYPTMVLADDGHLLIFRGMHNSRTVLSRAPGAHSLEGDWTHTELPEGDAASYPMPVKTARGTLVLFYRETTRELDPGAPTDFRPMKYLISRDNGRTWKNSVQLTGKEFAFGSKGRADHMDEVYVGQMRYEPGSLGRPERVHIVYTLAGGGPDQHLHDYYHRNIYYAWFNPASLRFHAADGRDLGTQVDDAEQEQYLKVADTPLERPAGLKSPDYIQQVGFGADGKPFVLWFQFGRTGDPLDHVARWTGSAWETRQVANGLRTREIEPAGRGSWRVYATRDGKPDIETYLLSGLDWRPEAVIPTPKPVQRVEVITNFRDPARILATGASSAREVSVADGDIYVVGTPN
- a CDS encoding GuaB3 family IMP dehydrogenase-related protein is translated as MRDLVEIGMGRTARRAYDLDDIEIVPSRRTRSSKVVSTSWKIDAYQFDLPLVTHPTDAIVSPGTAVAVGELGGLGVLNAEGLWARQPDVEEAMFRIVRAAEEGDGDPTALSRVLQELHAAPIRLDLISEAIRTVREAGVTVAARVSPQHAAELTPDLLAAGVEILVVQGTIVSAEHVVRDGDPLNLKQFIADLDVPVIAGGVGDYRTAMHLMRTGAAGVIVGHGATPGVTSTDRVLGIGVPMATAIIDAAAARRDYLDETGGRYVHVLADGGINVSGDIAKAIACGADAVMLGAPLAAASEAPGQGLYWTAAAAHPSLPRSRVAAGPDYAVDLKTLLFGPSSDAEGVVNLFGALRRALAKTGYSDLKEFQKVGLTIRN
- a CDS encoding FAD-dependent oxidoreductase yields the protein MTARNTTTDYDVVVVGSGFGGSVAALRLTEKGYRVAVIEAGRRFADDEFAKTSWDVRRYLWAPQLGCFGIQRIHLLKDVMVLAGAGVGGGSLVYANTLYRPLKPFYKDRQWAHITDWESELAPHYDQASRMLGVVTNPSVTPSDEVMQKVAADLGVAESYHPTPVGVYFGEPGKRIADPYFGGAGPARTGCTECGSCMTGCRVGAKNTLVKNYLYLAEQAGAKVLPLTTVTGLRERADGSFEVDLRKTGKVSPRFRTTITAGKVVLAAGTWGTQNLLHRMKDTGALPRLSGRLGELTRTNSEAIIGSGRPTVDPAHDYTRGVAITSSIHPDETTHIEPVRYGKGSNAMSLLQTIATDGASPVPRWRQAVRFLVKHPIQSAKLLNGYRWSERTVILLVMQSLDNSITTYTKRGLFGRRKYTSKQGHGEPNPTFIPAGHEANQRTAEHIDGIAGGTWGEVFDIPLTAHFIGGAPIGTDADSGVIDPYHRVFGHPGLSIVDGSAITANLGVNPSLTITAQAERAMSFWPNKGEPDARPTQSEPYRRLPPVAPTRPTVPAHAPGALHLP
- a CDS encoding CHAT domain-containing protein, with product MAAPQASGATRRHRRSRASEAVLEQVGELHETAVRIRHAGREREAMRLFRRGLALLETISADADSRWLALHVELWIRLAYSEAEFGTISDGLARLDAVRPRLAELPEGPVRTELRGFMDHIHGTMLSRSGFDEDSLPLMESAIAHRRRLVAEATDDRERLTEALVASASNRGLTFVALGRLAEAKQDLDYASELAAEYDFPQKRAYLQHMLGDLEKRLGRLPQALHHYDEAERAYLELGPDMLYRLRIDQAQALLGAGLAVEAGRHLDEVLPQMRRQRIGQDIGEAELYRAAAALLEGDLPTAQQLAGSAQRRMRRRGTEGWATVAELLGLRVRTMRALNTGRVPAALVSTAGRLAGRLSELRLGEDAALARTLAAQLEVRRGRVSEAGDLLRRVPRPKPHTPLEHRMLLRLCKAELAAAQGNRRKAFAQARAGLTELGQARDRMGGLEMVSGTALHGQELGDLAMRLVLEGGESAAEARQLFNWLERTRAQMYRYEQVSGLENTQLVESIAEIRHVGHALREAKLDGRPVTGLQARYNELQHAATRLGWHAATRWGRPRPVATVEEVAAQLGARVLISFAASGDKLLAVVVADGRVRIVRLGSARRAAERTRRLHADLNAMAPDHLAEPLLQAISASARKEADLLDEQLMRPLLEFLGDREVVLVPTGTLYAVPWNVLGSMRYRPIVVAPSATAWLAASRPETETSGTVLVRGPNLLAATGEIDKLAAHHRHATQFAADRADVRTVLDALDGVDLAHIAAHGSHEPDNALFSRLELADGALFAHEVAALRRPPRQVVLAACELALNLIRPGDEALGFAGALLASGTHTVVAAASRVGDHPAAAAMDDYHRALSANVAPATALADAVGVDPLRRPFICLGSGHTP